In Campylobacter sp. RM16187, the DNA window GCATAAATGAGATGAGTGAGAGTATTAGAGAAGAGAGCGAGGCTGTGCACATGATAAATCAAGCCGTAAATCAGATAGATGATCTCACCAGACAAAATGTCCAAGTGGCCAATAGTACAAACGAAGTTACTTCTGAAGTTGACAATATGGCTAAAGTTATAGCAGAGGATGTAAGAAAGAAGAAATTTTAATGTCCATTGTTTTTGGACCAGTTAGCTCCAGGCGGTTTGGTAGATCGCTTGGAGTTGACCTGTCTCCTGACAAAAAATCTTGCAATTTTGATTGTGTCTATTGCGAATTAACCGCCTCAAAAACTGTTGATAAAATTTCAGATCCTATTAGCATAGAAGAAATTATTAAGGAAGTTTCAGCTGCACTAAAAATCCACAAAGATATCGATGTGATTACGCTCACTGCAAATGGCGAGCCAACTTTATATCCAAATTTAAAGGAGCTTATTTGTAGATTAAATTTAATAAAAGATAGTGCAAAGTTATTGATTTTGTCAAATGGAACGGGCGTGCTAAATTCTAAAATTTATGATGCGATTTTGGCGCTTGATATAGTTAAATTTAGCCTTGATAGCGCTATTCAAAAGACATTTCGTAAAATAGATCGCGGAGATAAAAAACTTATAGTGTCTGATCTAATAGAAAAGATGTCTGAGTTTAGAAACGAATTTAAGGGCGAGCTTGTGCTTGAAATTCTTGTAGTAAAAGGCTTTAACGACACTAAAGATGAATTTGAAGCTTTAAATTTAGCTATAAATAAAATTGCCCCATCAAGAGTAGATATAAGCACCATTGACCGTCCTCCAGCCTATCCTGTAAAAGGCGTTAATAGAGATACTTTAGAAGAAATAGCTGGCTATATCACAAATATACCTTGTGTCATAGCCAGCGCTAAATATGGAGATAAAATGCTTGATTTTACCAAAGAAGAATTACTAGAACTCTCTTGTCGTCGTCCTCAAAGCGATATAGATGTGAAAAATAGTTTTTCTGAAATCTCAAAGCACAATTTAAATGAGCTTATAAAAGACGGCAAGATATATGAAACAAATGTAAGTGGAGTTAAATTTTATAAAATACCTTGATTTGAAGCATATTTTTTTATTATTTACTCTAAATATAAGCTATTTGTCTGAATATTTAATAGAATTTTTGAAATTTATATATTTTAAGCTAAATTTTATTGACAAAAGACATATTTTTTTCTATAATACGGCTTCTTTTATCAATGTTCCGGATTAGCTCAGCGGTAGAGTAGTCGGCTGTTAACCGATTGGTCGCTGGTTCGAATCCAGCATCCGGAGCCATTTCCTTATAAAAACCCTTTTAAAACCCCTATTCTACCGATATTTCTTAAGCTTTAAGGTTTCTTGGTTTTGTCAAATTTGTTCCCTATTTGTTCCCGAAAATTTTTAAGATTCTAAATTGTTATATAGTGTTTTAATATTTTCCAGAATGCTATATTTAATTTTTCTGCATATATTTCTTTGGATATACAATTATTTGAGTATTCAATAGTATTTTTTGATATTCGATAATATTCTTGTAGAATAATTTAATTTTTAAAATAGAATGTATTTTATAAAAGGCTTCCCAATACTTCAGCATCCTTCTTGCTTATTAATGCTACTATAGATAATAAAAAAATATTGCACTCTAAAATACACTAATATAATCCAAACTACAACAAAGTATGAAAAATTTTCTCAAAAAGTCTATTTTTTCAAAATAAAAATGCATGATCAGTATAATTAATATAGAAAATAAATTAAAAAGGACTTGAAAATGAATAATTTCTACGATAATCAAGACTATAAACAGCTTCTAGAATGTATAAAGTCTCAATTTGCAGGTAAAGTGATGTTAAATCGAGAGCAGACCTCAAAAATATTGGGCATAGGTCTATCAACTCTTGATCTTAGAATCTCTCAAAACAGAGACATTCCAAGGTATATCAAGATGGGTGATGCAAAAAATTCTCGTATAGCCTTTTCTATAACAGATATAGCTGCTTATATATTTCAAAAAAGAATTAAGATCAGCGGACAGTAGCCCTAGATGAGTCCTATAAAAATAAATGGCTATGAGATTGTAGTATCTGCCCTCTCAGAGAATTTAACTCCGGATAAAGCTATAGAATCTACGGGAACTAGAACAGACTAAACGTATTAAATATTTGCGCAGAAAGTCAGGGTCTAATAAATATTTTATTCAAAATCCATATGGCTCCTTGTTTGATGCTTCCAGTCATAGTTTTCAAAGTAGCGAGATAATGGATATGATCAATAACAAGATAAATTCCTTTAAAAAAGATTATAAGATCCAAACAACAACAGACAAGAATGGTAAAGTTAAGAAAAAGTCATGGCAGAAAAAAATGACTCCTTTTACTGAAATTTTAATCACTTTCGGAACAACTAGGCCAAAGAATTCCAAGGAAGGATTAAACGATCAAGAGGTTAATTTGATAAATAGTCTTGATCTAAGAAGTCAAGCTCAAAGATTTGTTAATGCGTACTGTCTAAAATATGGAGTTGAGTGTATTTCTATAGCCGAACATAATGATGAGAAAGTCAAGCATTATCAAATCTTATTCGAAAATTACGATTATTCAAGACATGCTTGCATAAGACGCAGCAGAAAAGAGATGCAACAGTTTGGCTCATCGCTTCAAGACATGGCTGCTGATGCTTTTAGTCAGATAGCCGTAAGAGGAGTTAAGGGCAGCAAGAGTGTTCATAAAAACCTTAAACAGATGCATCAGGCTGAATTGGAGTTCAAAAGCGAACAAGAATTACACAAGCAAATATCGACTTTTATTAATCAAACCATATCGAAATTTATTACAAAGGATAAACATCTTTTTGGGGATGAGTATTACGAACTCGATCCGAGCGAATATAGCAAGTTAATCGGCTCTTTAAGAAAACAAGTATTGCAAATTTTTCAAGACAAAATCTATATTGTTTCAGAAATCGAGTTAAAAGAGCAGATAAATGAATTAACTACCCAACTTTTAAAAAATAGTGAAATACTTCAAGAAAATAAAGATTTGTTAGAAAATAGTGACAAGCTAAAAACTACAAACAATCAACTCGTTCAAGAAAATGCAAATTTACTTAATCAAGATAATTTAATTAATGAGCAAAATCAAAAAATAGAAAATTTAGAGAGCATAATAAAAACAAATGAGGAGGAATTTGGTAGTGCAGATGAGATTAGGGAAAAATTCAAACAAATAGACGTTTTAACAAAAGAAAATAAGGAAATTAAGGGCGAAACTGCAATGGCTAGAGCAGAAGCAATGTGTTTCAAGCAAGAATCAGAGCAAAAGGAACAAGAAATAAAAAACTTTCAAGAGAAAATAAAGCCACTCGAGGAAAAAGCAATACAAGCAGATATCTTAGAGTGTGAGCTTGTAGTCTACAAGGATAGGAATTTAGAACTTTCTCAACAAAACAACAAATTAAAAGATGAAAAAGAAAGCTTGAATAAAATTATTGTCTCTCAAAGCGAAGAAATAAGTGCTCTCAGGCATTTTAAAACTAAAGTAATCAATTTCTTTTCAAGCATCATAAAAAAGATACCTGTTATAAAAGACTTTTTACAGAATGAATTGCCAGAAGTGGCGAGTGAAGTACAGACAAAGATGACAAATATGAAATATGAAATGAGTTTATAAGATTCAATAACAAAATAAATAGAGCTATTAGTAGAAAAATATAGAAAAATTTAAGCAAATAAGAAAAGTGTGTTTGATATTTTATAATAAAGAAATTTTTGATATTAAATAGATTAATATAAAAGATAATTACTAAATATGGTTAGATAAGATATAGTATATGTCTAAAAATATTATTTTTCGAGTATAAAATTAGAGTGTGAAAAAATAACTTAACTCATTATATATTTCTTATTTTGTATAATATTATGTCTAATATTAATATTTTTAGATATTTGAGTTTTGGTCATATAGTATACACTATTTTTATAGTATAATTCTATATATTAGATTAATCTTATTTTTTATTATTACTTTAAAGTAGAAATATGTTAATTCAGTATTCTAAAATATCTGTATTGTTTGATATTAATGAAGATGCACCGTTTTTTATTGGGTTATATATTTATAAAAAATTTGCTCGCTTTTTAAAAGAAGTTTGTTGTATTAAACAAAAATTCAAACTGAATAGCTGTGAATGTCTTTATTGCCAGTTTTTTGAACACAAGAAAAACTATCGTGATTTTCGT includes these proteins:
- a CDS encoding radical SAM protein, whose product is MSIVFGPVSSRRFGRSLGVDLSPDKKSCNFDCVYCELTASKTVDKISDPISIEEIIKEVSAALKIHKDIDVITLTANGEPTLYPNLKELICRLNLIKDSAKLLILSNGTGVLNSKIYDAILALDIVKFSLDSAIQKTFRKIDRGDKKLIVSDLIEKMSEFRNEFKGELVLEILVVKGFNDTKDEFEALNLAINKIAPSRVDISTIDRPPAYPVKGVNRDTLEEIAGYITNIPCVIASAKYGDKMLDFTKEELLELSCRRPQSDIDVKNSFSEISKHNLNELIKDGKIYETNVSGVKFYKIP